The following proteins are encoded in a genomic region of Cryptomeria japonica chromosome 11, Sugi_1.0, whole genome shotgun sequence:
- the LOC131032668 gene encoding probable LRR receptor-like serine/threonine-protein kinase At3g47570 yields MNWFIVLWCPLFQFVLFGTPDIVFAQSNSDQESLIAIKNSITLDSLNVFANWVPSIPFCNWTGVACDASAQRVESLSLESFQLQGSVSPAIGNLSFIKELYLYNNSLTGEIPQELGRLQHLQLLYLSLNKLHGPIPLNLSACQGLIQLSLADNHLTGSIPPQLSRLTKLQVLMLGSNNLTGTIPSSLANLSSLYRLFLETNHLQGLIPHELGQLNGLQSLFLFENNLSGSFPSSLSNISVLTELDLHSNNLNGEIPPEMGKLAQLQILYLWGNNLTGGIPNSLANCSQMVNLDIELNHLTGVVPVEFSKLSYLEFMSLSSNQLVSGSSTTIPILLALSNCTQLNELRFHDNYLTGHIPEQLPTNLSVLLLNGNNITGSIPSQIANLTNLTQIDFSSNLLAGQIPSSLSNLGKLQSLRLDNNKLEGSIPSEIGEITELGELSLSHNMLSGDIPATIARLQQLRRLILHHNQLSGSIPVSLGKCYKLELLDLSNNQFTGHIPLEVTSLHNLQFYFNLSRNSLGGHLPQEIGKMINVQAIDVSANRLEGQIPATLGSCANLQLLNLSSNKLQGLIPNSLGDLNNLVDMDLSYNNLSGPVPNPLWNLKMFEYMNLSFNNLSGEIPQEGAFKNFTAASFIGNSFLCGEWIHLPSCSIVTTSGKTHRNKVRIIALAVGAVAIVMCLLIGGLIYRRCHLHIQRMNQGDSTDVPKLNLIGHRGISYQEIIKATNGFSEENLLGTGSFGSVYKGILIDGTVAAFKVLNMKNEMAWKSFTAECKVLGNCRHRNLVNLITFCSETENKVLVLKFMSKGNLEKLLFSDGGLLDLGDIVNIALDVAHGLEYLHHDCSVQVVHCDIKPSNILLDEGMTAHVADFGIAQLICGPDYSESLTSILSLKGSIGYIPPEYGVSGKISTQGDVYSYGIVLLEMITRKSPTNDMFMGELNLHRWVSMHFPDRVQEIVDQRVMSDLEEYEINEILIPFIHIGLVCSNESHLQRPTTQEVAGALEIMRNNLLRSTGTTRLQTYF; encoded by the exons ATGAATTGGTTCATAGTGTTGTGGTGCCCTCTGTTTCAGTTTGTCCTCTTTGGCACTCCCGACATAGTTTTTGCTCAATCAAACTCTGATCAAGAAAGTCTCATTGCTATCAAGAATTCAATCACTTTGGATTCTCTGAATGTTTTTGCAAATTGGGTCCCCAGTATTCCCTTCTGCAACTGGACAGGAGTAGCTTGTGATGCATCAGCTCAGAGAGTAGAGTCCCTAAGTCTTGAGAGCTTCCAATTACAGGGCTCTGTTTCCCCTGCAATTGGAAATCTCTCCTTCATAAAAGAACTCTATCTCTATAACAATAGCCTCACTGGGGAAATTCCACAGGAATTGGGGAGACTACAGCACCTGCAACTACTATATCTATCACTCAATAAACTTCACGGCCCAATTCCATTGAATCTCTCTGCTTGCCAGGGCCTAATACAATTGTCTCTAGCGGATAATCATTTGACAGGAAGCATTCCACCACAGCTGAGTCGCCTCACTAAACTTCAAGTTCTTATGCTGGGAAGTAACAACCTCACAGGTACAATTCCGTCATCTTTAGCCAATCTTTCTTCTCTATATAGGCTGTTTCTGGAAACTAACCATCTCCAAGGCCTAATTCCCCATGAATTAGGACAGCTAAATGGATTGCAGTCCCTgtttttatttgaaaataatttatCAGGGTCATTTCCATCTTCCCTTTCAAACATATCTGTCCTCACTGAGTTAGATCTCCACAGcaacaacttgaatggtgaaatccCACCTGAGATGGGGAAGTTAGCTCAGTTGCAAATACTTTATCTATGGGGTAATAACCTCACAGGTGGAATTCCAAACTCTCTTGCCAATTGTTCTCAAATGGTTAATCTGGACATCGAGTTAAATCACCTGACAGGGGTTGTGCCAGTGGAATTCAGCAAGCTCTCCTACCTTGAGTTTATGAGTTTATCTTCTAACCAACTTGTTAGTGGCAGTTCTACCACAATCCCCATTCTCTTAGCTCTTTCCAACTGCACCCAATTGAATGAATTGCGTTTCCATGACAATTATTTAACAGGGCACATACCAGAACAACTCCCCACAAACTTGTCTGTGCTTTTACTAAATGGAAATAACATAACAGGATCTATACCTTCACAGATTGCCAATCTAACCAATTTGACTCAGATTGATTTTTCTTCAAATCTGCTTGCGGGCCAGATCCCCTCTTCATTGAGCAACCTTGGAAAGTTACAAAGCTTACGGCTGGACAACAACAAGCTAGAAGGAAGCATACCTAGTGAGATTGGTGAAATAACAGAGCTTGGGGAGCTATCATTGAGCCATAACATGCTTTCTGGAGACATCCCTGCCACCATTGCTCGACTTCAACAACTCAGACGCCTTATACTTCATCACAACCAACTCTCAGGAAGCATACCAGTTAGTTTGGGGAAATGCTATAAATTGGAGCTGCTGGACCTTTCCAACAATCAATTCACTGGACATATACCCCTTGAAGTGACCTCTCTTCACAATTTACAGTTTTATTTCAACTTGTCACGGAATTCATTGGGAGGACATTTGCCTCAAGAAATTGGAAAGATGATAAATGTCCAAGCTATAGATGTCTCTGCCAATAGGTTAGAAGGTCAAATTCCAGCCACCCTCGGAAGTTGTGCAAATCTCCAGCTTCTAAATCTTTCCTCAAATAAATTGCAAGGCCTAATTCCAAATTCCCTTGGTGACTTAAATAACCTAGTGGATATGGATCTGTCTTATAACAACCTGTCAGGACCTGTGCCTAATCCTTTATGGAATCTGAAGATGTTTGAGTATATGAACTTGTCTTTCAATAACTTGAGTGGAGAAATCCCACAAGAAGGTGCCTTCAAAAATTTCACAGCTGCATCATTTATAGGAAATTCCTTTCTTTGCGGAGAATGGATACATCTTCCCTCCTGTTCAATTGTCACTACTTCAGGTAAAACCCATAGAAATAAAGTTCGAATAATTGCATTAGCAGTGGGAGCAGTTGCCATTGTAATGTGCTTGCTAATAGGGGGATTAATTTACAGGAGATGTCACTTGCATATTCAGAGAATGAATCAGGGTGACTCTACAGATGTTCCAAAGCTGAATCTCATTGGTCACAGGGGAATTTCGTATCAAGAAATCATTAAAGCAACTAATGGATTCAGTGAGGAAAACTTGTTAGGAACTGGTAGCTTTGGCTCTGTTTATAAAGGTATTTTAATTGATGGTACAGTTGCTGCTTTCAAGGTCctcaacatgaaaaatgaaatggcCTGGAAAAGTTTTACTGCAGAGTGCAAAGTTCTGGGAAACTGTAGGCACAGGAATCTGGTTAATCTGATAACCTTTTGTTCAGAAACAGAAAACAAAGTGTTGGTTCTCAAGTTCATGTCTAAAGGAAATTTGGAAAAACTGTTGTTTTCAGATGGTGGTTTATTGGACCTGGGGGACATAGTAAACATAGCATTAGATGTAGCCCATGGATTGGAATATCTGCATCATGATTGTTCAGTGCAAGTTGTACACTGCGATATAAAGCCTAGCAATATTCTCCTAGATGAGGGTATGACAGCCCATGTAGCTGATTTTGGCATTGCCCAATTGATTTGTGGGCCAGACTACTCTGAATCATTGACTTCAATTCTGTCTCTCAAAGGATCAATCGGCTACATTCCACCAG AATATGGAGTGAGTGGGAAGATTTCGACGCAGGGTGATGTTTACAGCTATGGTATTGTGTTGTTAGAGATGATAACTAGAAAGAGTCCAACTAATGATATGTTCATGGGAGAATTGAACCTCCACAGGTGGGTCAGTATGCATTTTCCTGATAGAGTGCAGGAGATTGTTGACCAGAGAGTGATGAGTGATTTAGAGGAATATGAGATAAATGAAATTCTTATTCCATTCATACACATTGGCTTGGTATGTTCAAATGAATCACATTTGCAACGACCCACAACACAAGAGGTGGCAGGAGCATTAGAAATTATGAGGAACAATCTCCTTCGAAGCACAGGGACTACCAGACTACAGACATATTTTTAA